The genomic region CTTTCTTTTCGAGCTTCTTCTCGCGAGCTTCCAGGTCGGCCAGGCCGGCGAGGTAGGCGCGCTTGGTGCGGTTGCCTTCCATAAAGAGGACGATGCCGGCGATGAAGCCGACGACCCCGATGGCGATGTAGAGAATTTCCATGACGTTCCCTGCGTGGCGCCGCTCGTCGAGTTCGGCGCGGTCGGTAAAGGCGGCGGTGGACCAGCTGTAAACAAGGAGGAGGCCTGCGCGATGCGACGAGCCACCTGACGTGGGACGTCCTCCCCGGCTGCGCCGACCAGGAGGTTATGGGCTCGGCAGATCTTCAGACCCCTGATGGCCGCAAGAGCGAGCAAATTCGGGCATAAAGACGCGTGGTCTTAACACCGGGCGTCTTTTAGCGTCAAGGCGGCCGGCCTGCAGATCGCCTTGATAGGCCGGGGGGCGGCGGGCATACTCCCGCGCACAGACGAGGTGGAGTTCGATGAGTGTGGTGAAGTTTGAGAATGTGGCGGTGGCGGGGTTGGCTGAGATGCGGGCTCCCCGGGCGATAAGTTCCGCGGAGATCGAGTCGAGGCTTGAGCCAGCGCTTAAGCGGGCCGGCCTGCCGACGCGGGGGCTTATCTACCAGCTCACCGGCATCGCCGAGAGACGGGTGTGGCCTGAGGGCGTGATGGCGAGTGTACCGGCGGCGATGGCCGGGCGGCGCGCGCTGGAGCGCTCCGGGGTGGAACGCGAGAAGATCGGGGTGTTGATCAGCACCTCGGTTTGCCGCGATTTTGTAGAACCTTCGGTTGCCTCGATGGTGCATCGCAGCCTGGAGCTGGGATCGCATTGTCTGAACTTCGATGTGGGCAACGCCTGCCTGGGCTTTTTGAACGGCATTCAGATCGTGGGGGATATGATCGAGCGGGGCTCGATTGACTACGGGATGGTCGTCAATGGCGAGTCTAGCCTGGAGGTGATTGAGGCGACGATCGCGCGGCTGAACCAGCCCGACTTCCCGGTGGAGAAGATGCGCGACCAGCTCGCCACGCTGACCCTGGGTTCGGGGGCGGCGGCGATGGTGTTGGGCCGACGCGATTTTCTCAGCGTCGATGCCCCCCGGGTGGTGGGCGCGGTCACCGAGTCAGCGAGCGAGCATAATGAGCTCTGCCGCGGGCAGCGCGACTGGATGGAGACCGATGCGGCGATGTTGCTCCTTCGTGGCGTGGAGCTCGGGCAGAAGACTTTTGCCCGCGCGACCGAGGAGCTGGGATGGTCGCCCGAGGTGCTCGACCTTGTGTGCGCCCACCAGGTCAGCGCGGTGCATATGACGCGGGTGGCCGAGGCGCTTCAGCTCGATCGCGAGCGTTTTTTGAAGATTTACCACGACCACGGAAACGTCGGCCCGGCGTCGATTCCTATCGCGCTGGCGAAGGCGGTGGGGCAGGGGCGCGTGCAGCGTGGCGACAGGGTGGGGCTTATGGGGATTGGCAGCGGATTAAACTGTTCGATGATGGAGATTGCGTTTTGACCCAACCACAGCTTCACCCGAGCCAGGAGGCTGTGAGCCCCTCGCTTTACCCGTATTCGCCGAACTTTCATCAGGTCGAAGGCGGCCACAACCTTCATTATGTCGATGAGGGTGAGGGGCCGGCGGTGTTGATGGTGCATGGTAACCCGACCTGGTCCTTCTATTATCGCAACCTCATTGAGGCGTTGCGTGGGGAGCATCGCACCATTGCGCCGGATCACATCGGGTGTGGGCGCTCCGATAAGCCGAGCGCCGAGGCGTACCCGTATACGCTGGAGCGTCGCGTCGAAGATCTGGAGAGCCTCGTCAAAGCGCTCAATCTCAGTGCGCCGCTGACGCTGGTGCTGCACGACTGGGGCGGGATGATCGGGATGACCTTTGCGGCCCGAAACCCGCAGCTGGTCGGGCGCATTGTGCTCTTGAATACGGCGGCGTTTCATCTTCCCAAGACCAAGCGTTTTCCGCTGCCGCTCAAAGTTGCGCGCGACACGGCGGTGGGCTCGGTGCTCGTCAAAAAGCTCAACGCCTTCAGCCGCACAGCCTCCCGCGTATGTGTGACCTCGCCGCTTCCTGCGGAGGTGCGGAAGGCGTATGAGGCGCCCTACGATACGCCGGAGAATCGCATCGCCACGCTGCGTTTTGTGCAGGATATCCCGCTTTCGCCAGGTGATTCCGGCTATGAGCTGGTCAGTGAGATCGAGGCGGCGCTGCCTTCGCTGGGCGATCGTCCGATCTTCATCGGCTGGGGGTATAAGGATTTTGTCTTCGACCGGCACTTCCTGGCGCGCTGGAAAGAGATCTACCCGCAGGCGACCTACGCCGAGTATCCGGAGGCGGGGCATTATGTGCTGGAAGATCGTCGCGACGATCTGATCCCGAAGATCATGGACTTTATTAAGAGCACCGACGCCTGGGAGGGCGCATGAGCGCACCGGCGAGCACCAGCGATGCGAGTAAGGCGGAGGCGCCCGATCCGAACATCGCCCGGGCGATCAGCGCGATGGCGCAGGCGATGCCCGATGCGCCGGCGATTCATTTTCCGACCTCGCGCGCGCCCGATGGCACCTGGCGCTACGAGACGACCTCGTATGCCGAGCTGGATCGGGCCAGCGATGAGATCGCCGCCGGGCTGCACGCCATCGGCGTGGTGCCAGGCACCCGCGCGGTGCTGATGGTCAAGCCCTCGATGCCCTTTTTTGCGCTGACCTTCGGGCTCTTTAAGGCCGGAGTGGTGCCGGTGATTGTGGACCCGGGGATGGGGCTCAAAAACCTGAAGGTGTGTCTGGCCGAGGCGGAGCCGCAGGCCTTTATCGGCATCCCCACGGCCCATGCTGCACGGCTGGCGCTGGGGTGGGGGCGCGGCACGATTGAGCATTGTGTGACGGTGGGGCGGCGCTGGTTGTGGGGCGGGTTTACGCTCGATCAGGTGCGTCAGAAGGGGGCGGCCGCCGAGGGCTGGGAGCCGCCGCGCGTGAAGCCCGATGATATGGCGGCGATCCTCTTTACCTCCGGGAGCACCGGGGTGCCCAAGGGGGCGGTGTACTCGCACGGCAACTTTGCGGCGCAGGTGGCGCTGATCAAGGCGACTTATACGATTGAGCCCGGTGAGATCGATCTTCCGACCTTCCCGCTCTTTGCGCTCTTTGATCCGGCGTTGGGCATGACGACGGTGGTGCCGGATATGGATTTTGCGAATCCGGGCAAGGTCGATCCGCGCAACCTCATTGAGCCCATCCGACAGATGGGCATCACCAACATGTTTGGCTCGCCGGCGGTGCTCAACAAACTCGGGCGCTTTGGGGAGGCCGAGGGCGTGAGGCTGCCCGGGCTCAAGCGGGTGATCTCGGCCGGGGCGCCGGTGCCGGCAGTGACCTTGAGGCGCGTCAAAGCGATGCTCGATGGGTCGGCGCAGATCTTTACGCCTTACGGTGCGACGGAGTCGTTGCCGGTGGCCTCGATCGGCAGTGACATGATCCTGGGGGAGACGGCTCAAGCCACCGATGATGGGAAGGGCGTGTGTGTGGGTTATCCGGTCGAGGGCGTGGAGGTGCAGGTTATCGCCATCACCGATGATCCGATTGCGACCTGGGAAGATGCGCAGGTGCTCAAGCCCGGTGAGATTGGCGAGTTTGTGGTGAAGGGGCCGCAGGTCACCCGCGCCTATTATAATCGCGACGCATCTACGCGCGGCGCGAAGATCGCCGACGGCCAGGATGTGCGCCATCGTATGGGCGATGTGGGGTATTTTGACGATCAGGGGCGCATGTGGTTCTGCGGGCGCAAGACCCACCGGGTGGTGCTCAATGAGACGCGCACGATGTTCACGATCCCGGTGGAGGGGATCTTCAACACGCATCCGGCGGTCTTTCGCACGGCGCTGGTCGGGGTGAAGCGTGCGGGTAGGGTGGTGCCGGTCTTATGCGTGGAGCTTGAGGCGGAGCACCAGGGGGCGGTGCGCGATAAGGTGCGCGAGGAACTTCTGGCCCTGGGCGCAAAGCATGAGCTGACACGCGAGATTGAGGAGGTGCTCTTTCATTCGGGCTTTCCGGTGGATGTGCGCCACAATTCGAAGATCTTTCGAGAGGCGCTCACCGAGTGGGCGCGGGAGCAGCTGGCATGAAGGTTCTGGTCACCGGTGGCGGCGGATTTCTTGGCGAGGCGATCGTCGATCAGTTGCTCGCGCGTGGCGATGAGGTTCGCTCGCTGGCCCGGGGCGACTATCCCAACCTGCGGGCGAAGGGCGTCGAGGTGATGCGCGGCGATCTTGCCGACGCCGAGGTTGTGTCAGCGGCGGTGGAGGGCTGCGAGGAGGTCTACCACGTCGCAGCGCGCGCCGGCGTCTGGGGGCCTTATGAGGCGTATTACCAGGCCAATGTGGTGGGCACCGAGAACATCATCGCGGCCTGCCGCGCCCACAACATTCCTCGCCTGATCTTCACGAGCTCGCCAAGTGTGGTCTACGGCGATGCGCCGCTGGAGGGGGTCGATGAGTCGGTGCCCTACCCCGCGAGCTATCTGACGGCGTACCCCGAGACCAAAGCGATGGCCGAGAAGGCGGTGCTTGCGGCCAACAGCGACGCGCTCAAGACGGTGTCGCTGCGCCCGCATCTGATCTGGGGGCCGGGGGATAACCATCTTGTGCCGCGCATCATCGATCGGGCGCGGCGTGGCAAGCTCAAGCGGGTGGGCGACGGCAAAGCCCTGGTGGACTCGGTCTATGTGGAGGACGCCGCGCGCGCGCATCTGCTGGCGGCCGAGGCGCTGGCAACACACGGAAAACCCGCCGGTAAGCCCTACTTCATCACCCAGGATGAGCCGGTGGCGGTGGGGGAGCTCATCGACAAGATCCTGGTCAGCGGGGGGCTTGAGCCGCTTAAAGCGCAGGTGCCCGCAGGCGTGGCCTACGCGGTGGGTTGGGCGATGGAGACGGCGTATAAGGCGCTTGGCAAGCGCGAGGAGCCCTTGATGACGCGATTTCTCGCCAAACAGCTCTCGACCGCGCATTACTTCGACATCTCGGCGGCGCGCGAGGATTTCGGCTACGTGCCGCAGCGCACCATCGATGAGGGGATGGTCGAGCTGGGCGCGTGGATTCGCAAGGCCGGGATCTGAGCGCGGTGCCAGGCCACCGATCTTCGGGAAGATGCAGGTGAGGCCTGGCGTGTGCGCCGCGTTGCCAGCCTGCGGTAGCAGGTCTAGGATGAGCGGCCGAACTCACCGATTGCGCCCTGAGGCCCCCGATGTTTGATGCATGGACGAGGCAGGATGAATCGCCGCTCTTTCGCCTGGCGAGTGAGCGTTCGCAGCTTGTGGCCGAGGTCAGCCGGCGCGCGTTCAACGACTTTGTGCGCGCCTCGCGCGATGCGCGGGGGGCAGGCATTGAGTACGTGCTTAACGACGCGGCCTACCAGGAGATCGCGCGGCTGCAGCGGGAGCGCGGCGCCGAGGAGGAGGTGCGTTCGATCGCCTGGTGGCGCAACATGTCGCGGCGTCTGGCGACGATGCCCGAGCCCAAGAAGCGCGAGATCCTCTGGAAACTCGTCGAGAGCTACGCCGACGATCTTGCCGGCCGCTTTAACCCCTGGGTCTACAAGATGGCCACCGGGGCGCTGCCCATCGGGTTGAGCTTTTTGTTCAAGGCTCAGGACCTGCCGCGGGTGGCGACGATGCCCACGCGGGTCGGGGAGCTGCGGGAGACCCTCTCGCATGTCCGTGACCTGACGCAGCGGGTGGTGTTGCAGGGGGATCTGGCCACATTGCGGGTGCTCGCCAGGAAGGGGACGCTGGTCTTTGTGCCGACGCATAGCTCCAACATGGACTCGATCCTGGTGGGGTGGGCGCTCTATGAGGCGGGGCTTCCGCCGGTGACGTACGGGGCGGGTAAGAACCTCTTTACCAACCCCCTGATGAGCTTCTTCATGCATAATCTGGGGGCGTATAAGGTCGATCGTCGCCTTCAGCATCGACTTTATAAAGATGTGCTCAAGACTTACTCGCAGGTCTTGATCGAGCGTGGGTATCACAGCCTCTTTTTCCCGGGGGGCACGCGCAGCCGCTCCAACGCGGTGGAGCAGCACTTAAAGCTGGGGCTTCTGGGCACGGCGCTCCGCGGCTACATCCACAGCTTGATGCGCGATCCGCAGGCGAAGCCGGTGTATATTGTGCCGCTGACGATCAACTACAACCTGGTGTTGGAGGCCGACAGCCTGATCCAGGATCATTTTAAACGCGAGGGTAAGGGGCGCTATCTGCTGGAGAACGATGAGTTCAACCAGCTCTCGGCGATCACGCGTTTTGTGATGAACACGATGAAGATGGACTCCACCACGATCCTGCGTTTTGGGGAGCCGCTGGACACCTTCGGCAACCGGGTGAAGGTCGACGGGGAGAGCTACGATAGCCGGGGGCGCCGGGTGAGCCGCATCGATTATGTGCGCTCAGCGCGCACTGGAGAGGTGGTGGAGGATGCGGCGCGTGACCGTCAGTACACCCGTCACACGGGTGAGCGCATCGCCGCGGCCTTTCTGGAGCATACGGTGCTTATGCCCACCCAGGTGGTGAGCTGGGTGCTTTTTGATCTTCTGCAGCGCCGCTTCCCCGGCTGGGACGTGTACCGGTTGGTGCGCTTTGGCTCTGAGGAGATTCTGCCCTGGGAGGAAGTCCACCGAGGGGTGGAGCAGGCGCTTCAGAGCCTCAAGAAGTTGGAACGCGCGGGGAAGGTGCAGCTTTCGCCATTTTTGCACGAGGCTGCCCCCGACCGCGTGGTCTACGAGGGGTTGGAGTACCTGCGGATGTACCACGTGCCCGAGGTGGTCAAATCCTGGGCCGACGGGGTGATGCTGCAGAAGCTCGAAGTGATCTATTTCTATGGCAACCGGGTGCGTCCTTTTGAAGATGCGATGCGCGCCCAGGGTTAAGTTCGCGTGATCGGGTGCCAGGCGACCGAACGTTTTTTGCAAGCTCGAATGCGTGATCGGGTGCCAGGCGACCGATCATTTTTTGTAAGCTCGAATGCGTGATCGGGTGCCAGGCGACCGAACATTTTTTGTAAGAGTGCCTGGCACCCCACCAAGAACATCAAAACCCGCCGCCGGCGATGCCGGGGCGGGTTTTGATGTGCGGGCTGCAGGGTACAGGCGTCCTAAAACGCCTTAGCTCGGCGCAGGATTGGGGGGCTCAAGATCACTGCGGCAGGATGTGGCCAACCAGGGTGTTGTCACACTGAGGAGCGACGGGCCAGGGGTTGGGGGGAGGCGGCGGGCAAACCTGTCCAATCGGGCAAGGATTAAAGATGACTGGTGCCCACGTGCACGAACAATTTCCGGCACAGTCGCGTGTGCGAAATTCATTAATCCCGCTGCATGTGTTGTTGCAGGTACCGGCGTGTTTTTGATTCGCGTAGCATTTGCTGTTGAACGAAAGCGTCCCGGGACGCGCATCGCAGTAGCCGTTGGTCACCCGGTAGATGGGCTGCGCGCCGTCGATCGCATCGAGATCGACAGAGTCGGCGGCGAGCATGCCGGCGGTGATGGAGGCCGCCTCGTCGCGGGGGACGAAGTCGAGGGGGTTGAAGCCGTCGAGTTCGGCGGCGACGTCGGCCACTGCGGCGCTGTTGGCGCGCGCGGCGTAGGGCACCGAGCCCAGGGCCATGCGCGGGCTCATCTCGCTGTCGGTGCCGACTTTGATGCCGAGAGAGAGCTCGGTGTACTGCGCAAAAAGCTCAGCGTCGAGGGTCTCGACCGAGCCGACGTAGTGGGTGAAGGCGCCATTGTCGATGGTGACGGTGGCGAGCTCGGTGAAGACGTCGGTTTCGGACGCATCGTAGAGGCGAAAGCGGATGTCGAGTTCGCCATCGATGGGCTCGCCATCGGCGTCGGTCAGGTAGCCCTGGACCGGGTAGTGCGCCGGGGTTTCAGCGAGCGCGGAGGGCAGCGCAAGAGCGGTGGCGGCCAGCGCAGCGGCCAGGCTGGTGAGCAATTTTGAGGTGTTCATCGGGGTCTCCCGTGGTTCTTTCGAGGTCTGCCAGGTGCAGGCGAAGCTCGATAAGGTCATTGTTTTAAAACATTCACATCAGTTGCCGGCGGCGGTGGCCGGTCGGGCTTTGTAGCTTGCGCCCTCTGCGGGAGCCGCGGTCGGAGCGCCGAGGTTGAGGCGAAGCTGGTAGCTCTCCGAGCTGGCTTTCTGAGCGCCGGCGCTCTGCTGGACGATGGAGCCGACCTGCGGAGCCGGCTCGGGATCGCTGCCGGTGTCTTCTTCCGGGTCGGGGTCGTTGCCGGTGTCTTCTTCCGGGTCGGGGTCGCTGCCGGTGTCTTCTTCCGGGTCGGGATCGTTGCCGGTGTCTTCTTCGGGATCAGGATCAGGGTCGGGATCGTTTCCGGTGTCTTCTTCCGGGTCGGGATCGTTGCCGGTGTCCTCGTCAACCTGGTCATCGGGGGTGGGCTGACGGTTGGCGGTGTCGCCGACGTTGCAGGCGCTGGCCATGAGCAACGCGCTCAAGAGCAGCGCGAGCCAGCCGGCTTTTCGGCCAAAGTTGTAGCGCATTGAGACTCCTTGAAGGTGGTTCGGAATCAACATTCTGGAACGAAGTAGTGTCAGCAAAGCAAAAGCGCGCGCCGGGATCAAGAGAGGCGCTGACTTATCGGTCAAGAGTGCTTGGAGGACACTGCTTTGCGGTGAGCGCTTGCTGCGTTGCGTCAATTGAATGTGACGTTAAGCAAAGCAGGCGCGAAAATCAAAGGGTGATTTTTGCGAAGTGGGTCGAGCGATCAGACGGAGGCGCGAAGCCCAGGCTCACGTCCAAGAACGCTGAAACCCGCCACTGGATAGGCCAGGGCGGGCTTCGGGATGCGGGTTGCAGGGTTAAGGCGCGCTTAAGGCGTCTTGGCATTTTGCAGCAGTGATGGGCGAGGCATCACTGGGGCAGGATGTGGCCGACCAGGGTGTTGTCGCAGCGGTCGATGTGGGTCCAGGGCGTGGGGCCCGGGCAGGGGATGCCCGGTCGCGGGATGCAGAGGACCTGGTTGCTGGCGCACACGCAGCCGCCTGAGCAGTCACGGGCACGGCGGTAACCCGTCAGGCAGAGGTTTGTGCAGCTATCGACGTTGCGCTGGGAGGCGTAGCAGGTGCTGGTGAAGGAGAGCGTGCCGGGCGACTCATTGCAGTAGTGGTTTGTCACCCGATAGATGGGAAGCGCGCCATCGACGGCGTCGACATCGACGGAGTCTGCGGCGAGCATGCCGGGAGTGACGGCGCCGGCCTCATTGCGGGGGACGAAGTCGAGGGGGTTGAAGCCGTCGAGGGCCATCGCGGTGTCGGCGGTGGTGGCGTTGGTAGCCTGGGTGGCCAGGTCGGCCACCGCCGCGCTGCTGGCGCGCGCGGCGTAGGGCACCGAGCCCAGGGCCATGCGCGGGCTCATCTCGCTGTCGGTGCCCACCTTGATGCCCAGGGTCATGGAGGGGGCCGAGGCGAAGAAGTCGGGCGAAAGGGCCTGCTCGCTGCCCAGGTAGTAGGTAAAGGCGCCCTGGTCGACGGTGACTTCGACGATCTCGCTCCAGAGCGCGGTCTCATCGCCTTCCTGGTAGATGGAAAAACGCATGTCGACCTGCCCGTCGATGGGGGCGCCGTCGGCGTCGGTCAGGTAACCCTGGACCGGGAAGAGGGCCGGGGTGTCAGCGAGCGCGGCGGGCAGCGCAAGAGCGGTTGCGGCAAGGGCGGCGGTGAGGCCGGTGAGCAGTCTGGAGGTGTTCATGGTGTTCTCCCCTGGGTTGAGTTCTGTCTGGAAGGTGCAGACAGGGTTGAGTGCAATGGTCAGGTCAACATCAGTTGCCGTGGCTCACGGTGGGTCGGGCGTTGTAGCTTGCGCTCTGTGCGGGAGCTGCGGTCGGAGCGCCGAGGTTGAGGCGAAGCTGGTAGCTCTCCGAGCTCGCTTTCTGAGCGCCGGCGCTCTGCTGAACGATGGAGCCGACTTGCGGGGCCGGCTCGGGATCGCCGCCGGTGTCTTCTTCGGGATCGGGGTCAGGGTCGTTGCCGGCGTCGTCCTCCGGATCAGGGTCAGGATCGCTGCCGGTGTCCTCTTCCGGATCCGGGTCAGGGTCGTTGCCGGTGTCCTCGTCGGGGTCGTTGCCGGTGTCCTCGCCCACCTGCTCATCTGTCGAGGTCTGGCTGCTTGTGGGGTCGGTGGTGTTGCAGGCGGTGGCCATGAGCAACGCGCTTAAGAGCAGCGCGAGCAAGGCCGGCGTCGGGCCGAAAGAATTGCGCATAGAGACTCCTCCTTAATGGGGCGGACACGCCACGCTGGAATGAAGAAGAGGCAGCAGAGCACGGGCGGCGGCATCGCTGAATGGCGGCGTTGGCCACCGTGCGAAAGCGCCTTCGGGGCGCTCTTCATCGAAGAGCGCCGACTGGTTACGTCAATTGATTGTGACGCTAAGCAAAACAGGCGCGAAAATCAAAGGGTGATTTTCGCGCCTGTTGAGGCTTCTGCGCGGCGTCTCAGAGAGTAAGACGCCGCGTGATGTGGCTGTGGTCAGGGCATGTTCACGGTGACATTGGTGGTCTGGTCGGCATGGACCACGATGTCGTGGGTGTGGGTGAGGTGGAACGTTCCGGCGGTCGCGCCTTCGATGTAGACGCCGACTTCCCACTCCCCGGCCGGGACATTCTGCAGGTTAAAGGTACCGCTGGAGGTGGTCAGCACGGCGGGCACGGTGGTGTTGATGAGCCCGCGGTTGAGCGAGATGGTGGCGTTGGCCACAGGTTGCCCGCTGCTGTCGGTCACAATGCCGCTGACCGAGCCCTGGCCCGGATCGTCGCCGATGCGCAGCACGTAGGTGGAGGAGCTGCGGTTGAGGTAGCCCATGGTGTCGACCGAGACCAGGTGGAAGGCCCAGATACCGGGCTCCAGATCGGCCAGCAGGATCTGCTTCTGGTCGACGGGAAGCGCCAAGTCGTCGTGGGTGGGGACGGTGTCGCCATAACGGTCGACGACGTAGCGGTAGCCGGTGAAGTTGCTCTCGTCGTGGCGATCGGTCCAGCGGATGAAGGCGTCGTCGTTGTTGTAGAACTGCCTCTGGTTGGCGTGGGTGTCGCTGGAGAGGGTGGGCGGCCCGTCGGTCAGGCGCACCGTAAAGTGCGTGGGGGACTCGCCGACCTCAAAGCCGCTGTCGACGGAGGTGATGTGGAGGTAGTTGTCGCCGGCGGAGACGTCCTCGCGGGAGTAGGTGATCACATCCTGATCGGTGAACTGGCCGTTGGAGGGAGTGACCCGGGTGTAGGGGCTGCGATCGAGGCGGTGGTAGTAGCCCTGAAGGTTGGGGAAGGGGCGCTCCCAGCTGAGCGCGATGGTGTCGAAGTCGTCGTTGTAGACGCGGCCGCTGACCGGGTGGGTGGAGCTGAAAAGTTGCAGCGGGGGCAGGATGTCTTGCGTGACCACGCCGGTGATGGTGCCGGTGACGTCGATGCTCTCGCCATAGAAGAGTTTGACGCGGCCGTCGCCACCGATTCCGCCTTCGGCGGAGTCCCCACCTTCGGTGCTGACGGTACCGGAGATCGTCAGGTCGTTTGCAGCCAGGCGGATGCCACCGCCGGAGCCTCCGCCACCGTCGTAGGAAGGGGAATATGGAGCGTCCTGACCGTTGGCCTGAACGCTGCCCTCAATGAGGATAGTGCCGGCTTCCAGGCTCAGGCGCCCGCCACCCAGGCCTCCTAAGTGTTCGGTGCTGTTGGCGCTGTAGCCCTTGCCTCCGCGGCTGCCGAAGCTGACCTCGGAGGTGGGTTCGCTACCGAAGGTGCTACCTGCGGACGTGCAGAGGAAGCCGGTGCCTCGAGTCCCGTAGCTTCCGCCGCTTCCGTCGGTGTAGCTGTAATCACTGCTGCAGTAGCGTCCGTCACGACCGCGCCCGCGGGGATCGTCTCCGGTGGGGGACATTACGATGGAGCCGCCTAACTCCACATGAATGGAGCTTGCGCGGATGGTCAGATCGCCTGTGGGGCTGGTGACGGTGACGCCGGGACGTATGATAAAGGGGCCATTGACGATGATGAGCCCGTCGAGGTTGGTGTCGGCGGTGATGTCGAGCTCATCAAGCGCGCAGGTTGCGGCGGTGATGTCGCAACTTCCAGCGCAAGTTTCAGCGACTTCCCATGCGGTGCCGGCGCTGTTGCAGGTTTCGACGTTCTGGCCGTTGCAGCGCTGCTGGCCGGGCTCACAGGCGCCGGTGCACAGGCCCGCGTCGCAGCCAACAGCGCAGGTGGCCACGTGCAGATACGCGGTGCCGGTGGCGTTGCAGAGCTCGGCGACCTGTCCGTTGCAGCGGCGGGCGCCGGGCTGGCAGCTGACCTCATCGTCGCACTGGCCGGCCGAGCAGCTTAAGGGGCAGGACTGGCTTGCGACCCACTGGCCGCTCTGGCAGGTCTCGACGCTTGCGGCGTCGGCCGAGCAACGCTCCTCGCCATCGGTGCAGCCGATGCAGATGCCGTCTTCGCAGGTGAGGTTTTCGCCGCAGCTCTCGGTGGCCGACCAGTCCAGACATCCTGTGTTTTGCGTTTCACAGGCCTGGAAGGCGCCCTCGCCGTCGCAGCGAAGTTCGCCCTCGGTGCAGGCATCCTCACAGCTCGACTGGCACTGGCCGCCGGAGCAGATCAGGTCGTCTTCGCAGGATTCAACCTCAGACCACTCCGGGCAGCCGTCGACATTTTCGACGCAGGTGCGCACGCCGTCGCCGGAGCACTCGCTGCTGCCGAACTCGCAGATCTCGTCGCAGCCGGCGGCGCAGCGCCCGCCGGTGCAGACCTCGTCGTCCTGGCAGGCCACCGGGTCGGCCCACTGCGCGCAGCCTTGCAGGCTCACGCAGCTCTGCGCGCCCTCCTCGGTGCAGCGCGAGGTGCCTGGCGTGCAGACGTCGCAATCGCCCGTGTCGCCTGGATCTTCGGAATCACCGGGATCTTCGGCATCACCGGGATCGTCAGTATCGGTGCCGACATCAGTGAGGTCACCGGCGTCGGGGGTGTTGGCCCCGCCATCGCCCGAGCCACAGGCTGCCAGCGCCGCGCCAAGCGAGACCACCATCAGGCTCGTCAGCAGCTGCTGACGAACACGTCGAAAAAGTTCAGCGTTCATCTTATTCTCCAGGGCCGTCGCAGAAGGGGGCGACGAGAAAAAATTTTGAAAAGCACGCGTGGCGCGAAGGTTAGAGCGATACGAGCAACATTTCAAACTGCGCACCGGTTGCGCGCTCACTTGCGATGAGGTTGGCGATGATTCAACAAAACGCGACGATCTACATGGTGCTCAACCCGAGTTCGGCGGCCGATGAGGCGCTGCGCGAGCTGGTGAGCGAACTTCGCGAGGGGGGGTATAGGGTGTGTCCGCGCTGCACCTGGGAGGAGGGTGACGGCGCGCGCGCGGTGGCCGAGGCAGCCGCAGACAACGCACAGCTTGTGGTGGCCTGCGGCGGCGACGGCACTCTGCACGAGGTGGCCAACGCGTTGATGACACTCGATGCGGCTCAGCGCCCGGCGATGGCGGGGCTTCCTTATGGCACGGGTAACGACTTTTTGACGGCGCTGGGCGTCGACCCGAAAAGTGGCGCTGCGCAGCTTGCTGACTGGCTTGGTGGCGAGCCCTGGCCTGTGGATGTGG from Lujinxingia vulgaris harbors:
- a CDS encoding carboxypeptidase regulatory-like domain-containing protein, which codes for MNAELFRRVRQQLLTSLMVVSLGAALAACGSGDGGANTPDAGDLTDVGTDTDDPGDAEDPGDSEDPGDTGDCDVCTPGTSRCTEEGAQSCVSLQGCAQWADPVACQDDEVCTGGRCAAGCDEICEFGSSECSGDGVRTCVENVDGCPEWSEVESCEDDLICSGGQCQSSCEDACTEGELRCDGEGAFQACETQNTGCLDWSATESCGENLTCEDGICIGCTDGEERCSADAASVETCQSGQWVASQSCPLSCSAGQCDDEVSCQPGARRCNGQVAELCNATGTAYLHVATCAVGCDAGLCTGACEPGQQRCNGQNVETCNSAGTAWEVAETCAGSCDITAATCALDELDITADTNLDGLIIVNGPFIIRPGVTVTSPTGDLTIRASSIHVELGGSIVMSPTGDDPRGRGRDGRYCSSDYSYTDGSGGSYGTRGTGFLCTSAGSTFGSEPTSEVSFGSRGGKGYSANSTEHLGGLGGGRLSLEAGTILIEGSVQANGQDAPYSPSYDGGGGSGGGIRLAANDLTISGTVSTEGGDSAEGGIGGDGRVKLFYGESIDVTGTITGVVTQDILPPLQLFSSTHPVSGRVYNDDFDTIALSWERPFPNLQGYYHRLDRSPYTRVTPSNGQFTDQDVITYSREDVSAGDNYLHITSVDSGFEVGESPTHFTVRLTDGPPTLSSDTHANQRQFYNNDDAFIRWTDRHDESNFTGYRYVVDRYGDTVPTHDDLALPVDQKQILLADLEPGIWAFHLVSVDTMGYLNRSSSTYVLRIGDDPGQGSVSGIVTDSSGQPVANATISLNRGLINTTVPAVLTTSSGTFNLQNVPAGEWEVGVYIEGATAGTFHLTHTHDIVVHADQTTNVTVNMP